In Rutidosis leptorrhynchoides isolate AG116_Rl617_1_P2 chromosome 2, CSIRO_AGI_Rlap_v1, whole genome shotgun sequence, one genomic interval encodes:
- the LOC139892869 gene encoding uncharacterized protein has product MNGREHTADMTVATASSLPTISLNPPIAAVNLRSTTSHVTFSSHRRRLIPVRVANESKATEVSTERIVEKSEADKIVDGMDFGELCNEFECISSPSVEATARQLVRDILELRDGNRALGTYAVSVKYKDPIRSFTGREKYKRPLWFNDALNKPNASVQDMSMLSTSVLNIKWTLKGNPKNPLASIGGPVILKVNSRFTLNQISGQVIEHEELWDLSSSSAIAKAYFWASRRLYSTIQSSKDLSDSLKNFSSRFSPKKEEMNIYPDPSGDPAKFFQTGDDFQRDAYQLALFLALLYFLVQFLRTTL; this is encoded by the exons ATGAATGGGAGGGAACATACAGCCGACATGACCGTCGCTACTGCTTCTTCTCTGCCCACCATTTCCCTTAATCCACCTATAGCCGCCGTTAACCTCCGCTCCACCACCTCCCACGTCACCTTCTCCTCTCACCGCCGCCGTCTTATCCCAGTACGAG TAGCAAATGAGTCGAAGGCAACAGAGGTGTCTACTGAGCGTATAGTTGAAAAATCAGAGGCTGATAAAATCGTTGATGGTATGGATTTTGGTGAATTATGCAACGAGTTTGAATGTATTAGCAGTCCATCTGTTGAAGCTACTGCAAGACAACTTGTACGCGACATTTTAGAACTGCGAGATGGAAATCGTGCTCTTGGAACGTATGCAGTGTCAGTCAAATATAAG GACCCCATCAGAAGTTTTACTGGCCGCGAGAAATACAAGAGACCGTTATGGTTTAATGATGCATTAAATAAACCTAACGCG AGTGTGCAGGACATGTCAATGTTGTCTACTAGTGTTTTGAATATAAAGTGGACACTAAAAGGGAACCCTAAAAATCCTCTAGCTAGTATAGGAGGACCCGTGATTCTCAAAGTCAACTCTCGATTTACACTCAACCAAATTAGTGGTCAAGTGATCGAGCACGAAGAGCTTTGGGATTTATCTTCGTCATCAGCTATTGCTAAGGCTTATTTTTGGGCTTCACGACGTCTATATTCAACAATCCAGTCGTCCAAAGATTTGTCAGATTCGCTCAAAAACTTCTCTAGCCGTTTTTCACCAAAGAAAGAAGAAATGAATATTTATCCAGATCCCTCCGGTGACCCTGCAAag TTTTTCCAAACTGGGGATGATTTTCAAAGGGATGCTTATCAACTAGCACTGTTTCTTGCACTTCTCTACTTTTTAGTGCAGTTTTTAAGGACAACCTTGTAA
- the LOC139892871 gene encoding thioredoxin F-type, chloroplastic-like isoform X2 → MALQFHHISRPIAPAPALSSLQSLSSWPTKHSTIVGDGHRTVNLTSSKASIKIRSTVTVRSSLETSGPAVVVGVVTEVDKDTFWPIVNAAGDKTVVLDMYTQWCGPCKIIAPKFQGLAEKYLDVVFLKLDCNQENKPLAKELGIKVVPTFKILKHGKIVKEVTGAKFDNLVASMEEVRSS, encoded by the exons ATGGCGTTACAATTTCATCACATTTCCCGGCCAATTGCTCCGGCGCCGGCGCTTTCTTCACTCCAATCACTCTCTTCATGGCCGACTAAACACTCCACCATCGTCGGAGATGGTCACCGGACGGTCAATTTAACGAGTAGTAAAGCTAGTATAAAAATTAGGTCTACGGTGACGGTGAGATCGAGCCTGGAGACTTCCGGTCCGGCGGTGGTTGTTGGTGTGGTTACGGAAGTTGATAAGGATACGTTTTGGCCGATCGTTAATGCCGCCGGTGATAAGACTGTCGTTCTCGATATGTATACTCAATG GTGTGGTCCTTGCAAGATAATCGCTCCGAAGTTCCAAGGATTGGCTGAGAAGTATCTTGATGTCGTCTTTTTAAAGCTCGACTGCAATCAAGAAAACAAG CCATTGGCAAAGGAGCTAGGGATAAAGGTGGTTCCTACCTTCAAGATACTCAAACATGGTAAGATTGTGAAAGAAGTTACTGGGGCTAAGTTTGATAATTTAGTTGCTTCCATGGAGGAAGTTAGGTCCAGTTAA
- the LOC139892871 gene encoding thioredoxin F-type, chloroplastic-like isoform X1 has translation MALQFHHISRPIAPAPALSSLQSLSSWPTKHSTIVGDGHRTVNLTSSKASIKIRSTVTVRSSLETSGPAVVVGVVTEVDKDTFWPIVNAAGDKTVVLDMYTQWCGPCKIIAPKFQGLAEKYLDVVFLKLDCNQENKQPLAKELGIKVVPTFKILKHGKIVKEVTGAKFDNLVASMEEVRSS, from the exons ATGGCGTTACAATTTCATCACATTTCCCGGCCAATTGCTCCGGCGCCGGCGCTTTCTTCACTCCAATCACTCTCTTCATGGCCGACTAAACACTCCACCATCGTCGGAGATGGTCACCGGACGGTCAATTTAACGAGTAGTAAAGCTAGTATAAAAATTAGGTCTACGGTGACGGTGAGATCGAGCCTGGAGACTTCCGGTCCGGCGGTGGTTGTTGGTGTGGTTACGGAAGTTGATAAGGATACGTTTTGGCCGATCGTTAATGCCGCCGGTGATAAGACTGTCGTTCTCGATATGTATACTCAATG GTGTGGTCCTTGCAAGATAATCGCTCCGAAGTTCCAAGGATTGGCTGAGAAGTATCTTGATGTCGTCTTTTTAAAGCTCGACTGCAATCAAGAAAACAAG caGCCATTGGCAAAGGAGCTAGGGATAAAGGTGGTTCCTACCTTCAAGATACTCAAACATGGTAAGATTGTGAAAGAAGTTACTGGGGCTAAGTTTGATAATTTAGTTGCTTCCATGGAGGAAGTTAGGTCCAGTTAA